One stretch of Micromonospora echinospora DNA includes these proteins:
- a CDS encoding CDGSH iron-sulfur domain-containing protein: protein MPDDESTPAATITPYRDGPLLVRGDFALVTPDGTPIETRRGTVALCRCGKSAIKPFCDGTHKVAGFRAGSDREA from the coding sequence ATGCCCGACGACGAGAGCACCCCGGCGGCGACCATCACCCCGTACCGGGACGGACCACTGCTGGTGCGCGGCGACTTCGCGCTCGTCACGCCCGACGGGACGCCGATCGAGACGCGCCGGGGCACGGTGGCGCTGTGCCGGTGCGGCAAGAGCGCGATCAAGCCGTTCTGCGACGGCACGCACAAGGTGGCGGGTTTCCGGGCCGGCAGCGACCGCGAGGCCTGA